One Triplophysa rosa linkage group LG9, Trosa_1v2, whole genome shotgun sequence genomic window carries:
- the ky gene encoding kyphoscoliosis peptidase, giving the protein MSFTIAKVTTDKSHQPDETLILKVTTDSNNDTQKQNFDLKLENNVVKCKIQNEPGSQEIQNKGREEKATEACLNKNSDPGGAQSVEQNHSFTTIPLQVLPRKETLQNFEGKLSEDQRPSTKRQLSAESAAKSVSVRKRSTVKKCQEETVKPPIIPGTQTARHYLPDVSQRKPRKLLFSTTEIFNKIDTFAIEKGKELRELEVFNAQSIVRAVTEGTRNDLEKLRAIWIWLCHNIEYDLEGYLGLSQKICSPDEVIRTGKGVCSGYSNLCVEMCREVGIDCVEVSGYSKGMGYQTGHSLAEKHSDHEWNAVFVGGQWCLLDACWGAGTVNMKTQTFVKRYDDYYFLTEPSEFINSHFPDDQTWQQLNMPISMEEFEERPLKTSAFYQFGLTLSQPTQYKTTTDDGEAIVSMSFSNPLTFTYAMRQHDPLTGAPKHEEVESSCGLLSVTRQGMKLRLLPPEPGVYVVQLFARREGEPGTLRWVCSLELECPSIHQRQTLPDNPYLNWGLAAGALGLGVKGCSVKGGEALEVGEGGECKVILATSRPLMVVCELTHHELDGAAAKRCLALQIASDQLVCNVICPYKGFYRLSAFVRDYEDASGTFQNVGNYLLHCRGQGLNPNVLYPDELGLWCGPGTRTQEAGLSHFSHTGAIVNAPQGRCNITFHRASPDFQIQAAFCGEQHKEARFPLSRYVLLTFTDTKVTVSVCTPGAGVYRLGLYGRKATKQDHMLLCDYIIKSMCERQGEPFPCVYLAWGKGCVLLEPRAGVLAPQSLVSFRVRVPGAHRVCVMGEKRTDLKMNKSRVWEGEALTGNATQLKLAAVTKDTDMDDMDVLMTFDVLNLENEM; this is encoded by the exons ATGAGTTTCACAATTGCAAAAG TCACAACAGATAAAAGTCACCAACCAGACGAAACTCTAATTCTCAAAGTGACCACAGACTCAAACAATGACacgcaaaaacaaaactttgacTTGAAACTGGAAAACAATGTGGTGAAATGCAAGATTCAAAATGAACCGGGGAGTCAAGAGATTCAGAACAAAGGTAGAGAAGAAAAAGCCACAGAAGCCTGcctgaataaaaacagtgaCCCAGGAGGTGCACAGTCAGTTGAGCAAAATCATTCCTTCACCACTATACCATTACAAGTGCTTCCGCGTAAGGAAACCTTGCAGAATTTCGAAGGGAAGTTAAGTGAAGATCAACGACCAAGCACCAAGCGTCAGCTGTCTGCTGAGAGCGCAGCAAAGTCTGTAAGTGTAAGGAAGAGAAGCACTGTGAAGAAATGCCAGGAGGAGACTGTGAAACCCCCCATCATCCCCGGCACACAGACCGCCAGACACTACCTACCTGACGTCTCTCAGAGGAAACCCAGAAAACTGCTGTTCTCCACTACAGAAATTTTCAACAAAATAGACACATTCGCTATTGAGAAAGGAAAAGAG CTGAGGGAGCTGGAAGTATTCAATGCTCAGAGTATTGTTCGTGCGGTCACTGAAGGGACCAGAAATGATCTGGAAAAACTCAGGGCCATATGGATCTGGCTGTGCCATAATATTG AGTATGATTTAGAGGGATACCTTGGTCTTTCTCAGAAGATCTGCTCACCTGATGAGGTAATAAGGACGGGAAAAGGTGTATGTAGTGGATATTCTAACCTCTGTGTTGAAATGTGCAG AGAGGTGGGCATTGACTGCGTGGAGGTGAGTGGGTACAGCAAAGGCATGGGATACCAGACCGGGCACAGTTTAGCTGAGAAGCACTCCGATCATGAATGGAATGCTGTCTTCGTGGGGGGGCAGTGGTGTTTGCTCGATGCTTGCTGGGGTGCTGGAACTGTCAACATGAAAACTCAAACATTTGTGAAAAG GTATGACGACTATTATTTTCTGACTGAACCCAGTGAGTTCATAAACTCACATTTCCCTGACGACCAGACCTGGCAACAACTTAACATGCCAATCTCCATGGAAGAGTTTGAAGAGAGACCCCTGAAGACCTCAGCATTTTATCAATTTGGATTGACCCTCTCACAACCCACACAGTACAAAACAACCACag acGACGGGGAAGCGATAGTGTCCATGAGCTTCTCTAATCCACTGACCTTTACCTATGCGATGAGGCAGCATGACCCCTTGACAGGAGCTCCAAAGCACGAGGAGGTTGAAAGCTCCTGTGGTCTTCTGTCAGTGACTCGCCAAGGGATGAAGCTGCGTTTGTTGCCCCCAGAACCCGGAGTCTACGTGGTGCAGCTATTCGCCCGGCGAGAGGGTGAACCTGGGACTCTGCGCTGGGTTTGCTCTCTTGAGCTAGAGTGTCCCAGTATCCACCAGAGGCAGACGCTACCCGATAACCCCTATCTGAACTGGGGCTTAGCAGCCGGGGCCTTGGGCCTAGGGGTCAAGGGCTGCAGCGTCAAAGGAGGAGAAGCTCTAGAGGTGGGTGAGGGTGGGGAGTGCAAGGTGATCCTAGCAACATCACGACCGCTGATGGTGGTGTGTGAGCTCACGCACCACGAGCTCGACGGTGCTGCGGCCAAGCGCTGCCTTGCATTGCAAATAGCATCAGACCAGCTGGTGTGCAATGTCATCTGCCCGTACAAAGGGTTTTACCGTCTGTCTGCATTCGTACGGGATTACGAAGATGCAAGTGGGACTTTTCAAAACGTCGGGAACTACCTGCTGCACTGTCGTGGTCAAGGGTTGAATCCGAACGTGCTGTATCCCGACGAGCTGGGCTTGTGGTGTGGACCTGGGACGCGTACCCAAGAAGCCGGACTTTCCCATTTTAGCCACACAGGGGCGATAGTCAATGCACCGCAGGGCCGTTGCAACATCACCTTCCATCGTGCCTCTCCAGACTTTCAAATACAAGCAGCGTTCTGCGGCGAGCAGCACAAGGAGGCACGGTTCCCTCTGTCCCGGTATGTACTCCTGACATTTACAGACACTAAGGTAACCGTGAGCGTGTGTACGCCTGGAGCTGGGGTCTATCGTCTGGGGCTTTACGGACGGAAAGCGACTAAACAAGACCACATGTTGCTGTGTGACTATATTATTAAAAGTATGTGTGAGAGACAAGGAGAGCCATTCCCTTGTGTGTATTTGGCTTGGGGGAAAGGATGCGTGTTGCTGGAGCCACGTGCAGGTGTGCTGGCTCCTCAAAGTTTGGTGAGTTTTCGTGTGCGGGTTCCAGGTGCACATCGAGTGTGTGTTATGGGGGAGAAACGTACGGATTTGAAAATGAATAAGAGCAGAGTTTGGGAAGGTGAGGCTCTCACTGGAAACGCCACACAACTCAAGCTCGCTGCTGTCACCAAGGACACCGATATGGATGATATGGATGTTCTTATGACCTTTGATGTTCTTAACCTGGAGAATGAAATGTGA